In Xanthomonas campestris pv. phormiicola, the DNA window GCGGGTGCGCGAGGTGCTGGAGGCGGTCGGCCTGACCGCCCGTGCGCGGCACTACCCGCGGCAACTGTCCGGCGGCGAGCAGCAGCGCGTGGCGCTGGCGCGCGCGTTCGTGGCGCGGCCGCGGATCCTGTTCGCCGACGAACCCACCGGCAGCCTCGACCAGGCCACCGGCCAGCAGATCAGCGACCTGCTGTTCGCGCTCAACGCCGGCAGCGACACCACCCTGGTCCTGGTCACCCACGACCTGCGCCTGGCGCAACGTTGCGAACACCGCTACCGGCTCGACCGCGGGCGCCTGCGCCAGGCCGAAGCGGTGGCCGACGCATGAACGTGTTGCGCCACGCCGCGCGCGCGCTGCGCCGCGAACTGTTCGCCGGCGACCTGCTGACCGTGTTCGCCGCGCTGGTGCTCGGCGTGGCGGTGATGACCGCGGTCGGCACCCTGGTCGATCGCGTCACCCTGGCGCTGACCGGCAGCGCCGCCGAGGTGATCGGCGGCGACCTCGGCGTGACCGGGCGCCAGGACATCCCCGCCGCGTTCGCCGAACAGGCACAGCGCCGCGGCGTGCGCCACACGCGCCTGGTCAGCTTTCCCAGCGTGCTGTTCCATGGCGATGCCAGCCAGATGGCCAACATCAAGGCGGTCGACGTCGGCTATCCGTTGCGCGGCGACTTGCTGGTCGCACGCGACACCGCCGGCGCCGGCAGCGAGCGCGCCGGCCCGCCACCGCGCGGCCAGGCCTACGCCGATCCGCGCCTGCTCGAAGCGCTGGGGCTGAAGCTCGGCGACGCCCTGGAATTCGGCGCCGGCACGCTGCGCGTGACCCGGGTGCTGCGCGCCGAGCCGGACGCTTCAGGCGAACTGATGCAGCTGTCGCCGCCGCTGCTGGTCAACCGTGCCGACGTCGACGCCGCCGGCCTGCTCGGCCCCGGCAGCCGCGCCTCGTACCGGCTGATGTTCGCCGGCGCGCCGGGCGAGATCGCCGCGTTGCGCGAATGGCTGGCGCCACGCGCCAAGGCGTTCCGCCTGGTCGGCATCGAAGACACCCAGCGCGGGGTGCGCGGCGCGTTCGACCGCGCCGGCCGCTTCCTCGCCCTGACCGCGTTGCTGGCGGTGCTG includes these proteins:
- a CDS encoding ATP-binding cassette domain-containing protein; the protein is MTIGEGDSVAIVGASGSGKTTLLGLLAGLDLPTRGEIVLAGQSLNALDEEARAALRAREVGFVFQSFHLLPSLTAAENIALPLELAGREDPARVREVLEAVGLTARARHYPRQLSGGEQQRVALARAFVARPRILFADEPTGSLDQATGQQISDLLFALNAGSDTTLVLVTHDLRLAQRCEHRYRLDRGRLRQAEAVADA